A genomic segment from Blastococcus sp. PRF04-17 encodes:
- the mscL gene encoding large conductance mechanosensitive channel protein MscL — MLKGFKDFLLRGNVVDLAVAVVIGTAFGSVVTSFVNSFLTPLIGLVGGGGEFGGELVVNEQRFTWGAFLSSLIGFVLTAAVVYFVVVVPMRRLIERRASGAEPGPAAPNEVELLAEIRDLLRAQQGPTDRGPAGRPGRP, encoded by the coding sequence ATGCTGAAGGGATTCAAGGACTTCCTGCTGCGCGGGAACGTCGTCGACCTCGCCGTCGCGGTGGTGATCGGCACGGCGTTCGGCTCGGTGGTCACGAGCTTCGTGAACTCGTTCCTGACCCCGCTGATCGGGCTGGTGGGCGGCGGCGGCGAGTTCGGCGGCGAGCTCGTGGTCAACGAGCAGCGGTTCACCTGGGGTGCGTTCCTGAGCAGCCTCATCGGCTTCGTGCTCACCGCCGCCGTCGTCTACTTCGTCGTGGTGGTGCCGATGCGGCGGCTGATCGAGCGCCGGGCCAGCGGCGCCGAACCCGGCCCGGCCGCGCCGAACGAGGTGGAACTGCTGGCCGAGATCCGGGACCTGCTGCGGGCACAGCAGGGCCCGACGGATCGGGGCCCGGCCGGCCGGCCCGGGCGGCCGTAG
- a CDS encoding YbaK/EbsC family protein, translated as MTAPRLGSLTWRPAEEHPELLAAPVAAALSLLPGPAWVAEIDADLADTAAFSEAYDVPLEVSANCVVVAARRAGRTSLAACVVLANARADVNGLVRRHLDARKASFAPQDVAVAESGMAYGGITPIGLPAEWRVLVDPAVEASDLVVIGSGVRGSKLAVAGALLAALPAVEVLDGLGRPVAEAPPAPSPVGGGRAPDDSDVGWGERPGDPSDEDRRYLEDRPPHWGSD; from the coding sequence ATGACCGCCCCCCGGCTGGGCTCGCTCACCTGGCGGCCGGCAGAGGAGCACCCCGAGCTGCTCGCCGCGCCCGTCGCCGCGGCGTTGTCGCTCCTGCCCGGACCGGCATGGGTCGCCGAGATCGACGCCGACCTGGCCGACACCGCAGCCTTCTCCGAGGCCTACGACGTGCCGCTGGAGGTGTCGGCCAACTGCGTGGTGGTCGCGGCCCGGCGGGCCGGACGGACGAGTCTCGCGGCGTGCGTGGTGCTGGCGAACGCCCGGGCGGACGTGAACGGTCTCGTCCGGCGGCACCTCGACGCGCGCAAGGCCTCGTTCGCGCCGCAGGACGTCGCCGTCGCGGAGTCCGGAATGGCCTACGGCGGCATCACCCCCATCGGCCTGCCGGCGGAGTGGCGGGTGCTCGTCGACCCGGCCGTCGAGGCGTCCGACCTGGTCGTCATCGGGTCGGGGGTCCGGGGCAGCAAGCTGGCCGTGGCCGGTGCCCTGCTCGCCGCACTGCCCGCCGTCGAGGTGCTCGACGGTCTGGGTCGACCCGTGGCCGAGGCGCCGCCGGCGCCGTCTCCGGTCGGCGGCGGTCGCGCCCCCGACGACAGCGACGTCGGGTGGGGCGAACGCCCCGGCGACCCGTCGGACGAGGACCGGCGGTACCTGGAGGACCGGCCCCCGCACTGGGGCAGCGACTGA
- a CDS encoding VOC family protein, with amino-acid sequence MIGQLHSVVIDAPDAHALARFYAELLGMEVEGSPGDDWVWVTGAGYRIAVQQAPDLQPPDWPDPDRPQQFHLDIRVADIDEAEPEVLALGARRLPGGGGDFRVYADPVGHPFCLVWDVTA; translated from the coding sequence ATGATCGGTCAACTGCACTCCGTCGTCATCGACGCCCCCGACGCCCACGCACTGGCCCGGTTCTACGCCGAGCTGCTGGGCATGGAGGTCGAGGGGTCTCCAGGCGACGACTGGGTGTGGGTCACCGGGGCCGGCTACCGGATCGCCGTCCAGCAGGCGCCCGACCTCCAGCCACCGGACTGGCCGGACCCCGACCGGCCCCAGCAGTTCCACCTCGACATCCGGGTGGCCGACATCGACGAGGCCGAGCCGGAGGTGCTCGCCCTGGGCGCCCGCCGCCTGCCGGGTGGGGGCGGCGACTTCCGCGTCTACGCCGACCCGGTCGGGCACCCGTTCTGCCTGGTCTGGGACGTCACCGCATGA
- a CDS encoding PaaI family thioesterase has product MSGEVPDVDLAKASVFVAASGFVLDEVGGRRVTGHVDLGAAQHTPWGVVHGGVYCTVIESAASIGASAAVMEHGQFAVGVNNNTDFLRPMVEGRIDVVAEPIQQGRTLQLWQVVLTKADDGKLVARGQVRLQNVQLPGG; this is encoded by the coding sequence ATGAGCGGCGAGGTGCCCGACGTCGATCTCGCGAAAGCCAGCGTCTTCGTCGCGGCGTCCGGCTTCGTGCTCGACGAGGTCGGCGGGCGGCGCGTGACCGGCCACGTCGACCTGGGCGCCGCCCAGCACACACCGTGGGGGGTCGTGCACGGCGGTGTCTACTGCACGGTCATCGAGTCGGCGGCCAGCATCGGCGCCAGCGCCGCGGTGATGGAGCACGGCCAGTTCGCCGTGGGCGTCAACAACAACACCGACTTCCTGCGACCCATGGTCGAGGGGCGGATCGACGTCGTCGCCGAGCCGATCCAGCAGGGCCGCACGCTCCAGCTCTGGCAGGTCGTCCTGACGAAGGCGGACGACGGCAAGCTCGTCGCCCGCGGCCAGGTGCGGCTGCAGAACGTCCAGCTACCGGGTGGCTAG
- a CDS encoding MSMEG_6728 family protein, whose protein sequence is MQTFLPVADFTESARLLDNPRLGKQRVECLQVLRALELPDYGWASHPVVTMWRGRTAGLVVYSLAMVRVWRERGFADTTERLIAEFAPDAAAMTQAEAAAAGLLPSWVGDEELHLSHRSNLLAKDPDFYRARFPGDPDDLPYKWPGSDDVPPAPAPEGERVWVVRPRNHNELGACLAAGVVGLGVQSGIDVDATGLSPAQLRALSKELSGRRPAKDLRQLSAFLDDVRPGDRVGLPIEQGAGLLLGEVVGDYLFQGRELLPHRRPARWERVVPRAAARPPAMLQDPRALFQVTLDPAAVG, encoded by the coding sequence GTGCAGACCTTCCTCCCTGTCGCCGACTTCACCGAGTCCGCCCGCCTCCTGGACAACCCGCGGCTCGGCAAGCAGCGGGTGGAGTGCCTGCAGGTGCTGCGCGCGCTCGAGCTGCCCGACTACGGCTGGGCCAGCCACCCGGTGGTCACCATGTGGCGGGGCCGCACGGCCGGGCTGGTCGTCTACTCGCTGGCGATGGTGCGCGTCTGGCGGGAGCGTGGTTTCGCCGACACCACGGAGCGGCTGATCGCGGAGTTCGCTCCCGACGCCGCGGCGATGACCCAGGCCGAGGCGGCCGCGGCCGGTCTGCTGCCCAGCTGGGTGGGGGACGAGGAGCTGCACCTGTCGCACCGGTCGAACCTGCTGGCCAAGGACCCGGACTTCTACCGCGCCCGGTTCCCGGGTGACCCCGACGACCTGCCGTACAAGTGGCCCGGCTCCGACGACGTGCCGCCCGCCCCCGCACCCGAGGGGGAGCGGGTCTGGGTGGTGCGGCCGCGGAACCACAACGAGCTCGGCGCCTGTCTGGCGGCCGGCGTCGTCGGCCTGGGCGTGCAGTCGGGCATCGATGTGGACGCCACCGGCCTGTCGCCCGCGCAGCTGCGGGCGTTGTCCAAGGAGCTCTCGGGACGGCGCCCCGCCAAGGACCTGCGCCAGCTGTCGGCATTCCTCGACGACGTGCGCCCCGGCGACCGCGTGGGCCTGCCGATCGAGCAGGGCGCGGGGCTGCTGCTCGGCGAGGTGGTGGGCGACTACCTGTTCCAGGGCCGTGAGCTCCTGCCGCACCGCCGGCCCGCCCGCTGGGAACGGGTCGTGCCGCGGGCGGCGGCCCGCCCACCGGCGATGCTGCAGGACCCGCGCGCGCTGTTCCAGGTCACCCTCGACCCCGCCGCGGTGGGCTAG
- a CDS encoding biopolymer transporter Tol, which produces MTREVERTDDGRYVVVDGRRWRTADPALPDDVRARLLHHLGVARAGVRNAADDAAVTAARARVQLAKNELGERGTPWWEQDDDARRARWESALRDLGD; this is translated from the coding sequence ATGACCCGCGAGGTCGAGCGCACCGACGACGGCCGGTACGTGGTCGTCGACGGGCGACGGTGGCGCACCGCGGACCCGGCGTTGCCCGACGACGTGCGGGCCCGGCTGCTGCACCACCTGGGGGTGGCCCGTGCGGGGGTGCGCAACGCCGCGGACGACGCCGCCGTCACGGCCGCGCGGGCCCGGGTCCAGCTGGCGAAGAACGAGCTGGGGGAGCGCGGGACCCCGTGGTGGGAGCAGGACGACGACGCCCGGCGGGCCCGCTGGGAGTCGGCGCTGCGCGACCTCGGGGACTGA
- a CDS encoding Sir2 family NAD-dependent protein deacetylase: MTYQTFTRDPQGRHRYWARSFVGWRQIRGARPNAGHRAVGELQAAGLLGGVITQNVDGLHQAGGARGVVELHGGLDRTVCLNCGDVASRAALDERLRTANPFFGPRTDEINPDGDAELPDDVLDGFVMVDCLACGAGPLKPDVVFFGETVPRDRVDHCFALVEDAGSLVVLGSSLTVMSGYRFVLRAAKLGIPVAIVNVGPTRGDVKADVRVDAPLGEVLPELVSRLAG, translated from the coding sequence ATGACCTACCAGACGTTCACCCGGGACCCGCAGGGCCGGCACCGGTACTGGGCGCGCAGCTTCGTGGGCTGGCGCCAGATCCGCGGCGCCCGGCCGAACGCCGGGCACCGGGCGGTCGGGGAGCTGCAGGCCGCAGGCCTCCTCGGCGGCGTCATCACGCAGAACGTCGACGGCCTGCACCAGGCGGGCGGCGCCCGCGGCGTCGTCGAGCTGCACGGCGGCCTCGACCGCACCGTCTGCCTGAACTGCGGGGACGTCGCGAGCCGCGCCGCGCTCGACGAGCGGCTGCGCACGGCCAACCCCTTCTTCGGGCCCCGGACCGACGAGATCAACCCCGACGGCGACGCCGAGCTGCCCGACGACGTCCTCGACGGCTTCGTCATGGTCGACTGCCTGGCCTGCGGGGCGGGGCCGCTCAAGCCCGACGTGGTCTTCTTCGGCGAGACGGTGCCGCGCGACCGGGTGGACCACTGCTTCGCCCTGGTGGAGGACGCCGGCAGCCTGGTCGTGCTCGGTTCCTCCCTGACGGTCATGAGCGGTTACCGCTTCGTGCTGCGCGCGGCCAAGCTCGGCATCCCGGTCGCGATCGTCAACGTGGGGCCGACCCGCGGCGACGTCAAGGCCGACGTGCGGGTCGACGCGCCGCTCGGAGAGGTCCTCCCCGAACTCGTCAGCCGCCTGGCCGGATGA
- a CDS encoding SRPBCC family protein → MSQVVATAERIVRAPAERVVAALADYEDTRRRIAPAQFSDYRVEAGGRGEGTRVHWRFAATSRRVRDQILTVTEPAPGTLVESDANSSMVTTWTVSAADAGVSSVRVRTTWNGARGVGGFFERTFAPKGLQRVYDELLERLDAEVATG, encoded by the coding sequence ATGAGCCAGGTCGTCGCCACCGCCGAGAGAATCGTCCGCGCACCCGCCGAGCGGGTGGTCGCCGCCCTCGCCGACTACGAGGACACCCGCCGGCGGATCGCCCCCGCGCAGTTCAGCGACTACCGGGTCGAGGCGGGGGGACGGGGTGAAGGGACCCGGGTGCACTGGCGCTTCGCCGCCACGTCGAGGCGGGTGCGCGACCAGATCCTGACGGTCACCGAGCCTGCCCCCGGCACGCTGGTCGAGTCCGACGCCAACTCGTCGATGGTGACGACGTGGACCGTCTCCGCGGCTGACGCGGGTGTGAGCAGCGTGCGCGTGCGGACGACGTGGAACGGCGCGCGTGGCGTCGGCGGGTTCTTCGAGCGCACGTTCGCGCCCAAGGGGCTCCAGCGCGTGTACGACGAGCTGCTCGAGCGACTGGACGCCGAGGTCGCCACCGGCTGA
- a CDS encoding alpha/beta fold hydrolase, producing the protein MTAPLSLTRSGSGEPLLLLHGWGSSQRDFTAVVPALVERFDVINVDLPGAGRSRHLDERPTVAAITDAVERTLDAEGVERAHVLGNSLGARVAIELARRGRALSVVSIAPSGLNIWPERVFQGTGMAIARLVGRTAAPLIGPLSRSAIGRTALLLPLKARPWATRPEEAIGAREGFADSRDWWRTLLWAQLLDVPRGLGHIDCPVLLVQGTADWIAMGQTVRYLPLIPRSRFRPLLAAGHAPQSDRPGTIVQLVERTARLAREADAAGTTRAEATDLTATPRRSGRRTGTARSTSPR; encoded by the coding sequence GTGACCGCACCGCTGTCCCTCACCCGCTCCGGCTCCGGCGAGCCTCTGCTCCTCCTGCACGGCTGGGGCAGCTCGCAGCGCGACTTCACCGCGGTCGTCCCGGCGCTCGTCGAGCGGTTCGACGTGATCAACGTCGATCTGCCGGGTGCCGGCCGGTCCCGGCACCTCGACGAGCGCCCGACCGTCGCCGCGATCACCGACGCCGTGGAGCGGACGCTGGACGCCGAGGGCGTCGAGCGGGCCCACGTCCTGGGCAACTCCCTCGGCGCGCGCGTCGCCATCGAGCTCGCGCGGCGGGGTCGCGCCCTCTCCGTGGTCTCCATCGCACCTTCGGGGCTCAACATCTGGCCCGAGCGCGTCTTCCAGGGCACCGGCATGGCGATCGCGCGGCTCGTCGGCCGTACGGCCGCGCCGTTGATCGGCCCGCTCTCCCGGTCGGCGATCGGACGCACCGCACTGCTGCTCCCCCTCAAGGCGCGCCCCTGGGCGACTCGGCCCGAGGAGGCCATCGGCGCGCGCGAGGGGTTCGCCGACTCCCGGGACTGGTGGCGCACCCTGCTCTGGGCGCAGTTGCTGGACGTGCCCCGTGGGCTGGGCCACATCGACTGCCCGGTGCTGCTGGTGCAGGGCACGGCCGACTGGATCGCGATGGGGCAGACGGTCCGCTACCTGCCGCTGATCCCGCGCTCGCGCTTCCGCCCGCTGCTCGCGGCCGGCCACGCCCCGCAGTCCGACCGCCCCGGGACGATCGTGCAGCTCGTGGAACGGACGGCCCGGCTGGCCCGGGAGGCGGACGCCGCCGGAACCACCCGCGCCGAGGCCACCGATCTCACTGCGACTCCTCGGCGTTCAGGTAGGCGCACCGGAACCGCGCGTTCGACATCGCCTCGGTGA
- a CDS encoding PKD domain-containing protein, with amino-acid sequence MRTRTIAQLAVAGLVLALVGTGSTAQSADEPGVVHFTAVGDFGSNQRTNAVLSAMDTADPDLTLALGDLSYAGPGSEQAWCDRVTSRMGSGYPFELIAGNHESNGQDGNINDFSACLPNQLPGAVGTYGRQWYVDVPQVDPLVRFVMVSPALPFPDGTWSYAAGTPRYNWTAAAIDGARANDIPWVVVGVHKPCYSMGAYSCEIGADFTNMLISKRVDLVLHGHEHFYQRTHQLGLRPGCATVAPGTFDADCIADGDGVMGQGYGTVFATSGLGGQERRNVNTADSESPYFATASAGNLNPTDGFLDVRVSAGDLTAAFVPVGGTYTDSFTIHRGDPPPNNAPTAAFTSTTNGLTAIFDGRGSSDVEGPIASYSWNFGDGSAAGGGAQPAHDYAEAGTYQVTLTVTDGAGATNSVTHPVTVTAPPPGPVDFVLDAFSRTTTNGWGSADTGGPWTTSGTLANFAVDNGTGAITIPAAGNTRSVWLGSTTRTDTDLRFTFALDKRPSGSGAYLDVVGRRVGTDSEYRARLVMRADGRIVVQLTALRGTSSPVGLATAVTLPTTITYAANTELGVRMQVTGTNPTTIRLKVWPTTQPEPAAWQTTATDTFAALQNPGAVGLTAYLSGSVTNAPVVLRMDDLSARPVA; translated from the coding sequence TTGAGAACACGAACGATCGCGCAGCTGGCCGTGGCCGGGCTGGTGCTCGCCCTGGTGGGCACCGGATCCACCGCCCAGAGTGCCGACGAGCCGGGCGTCGTCCACTTCACCGCCGTCGGTGACTTCGGCAGCAACCAGCGCACGAACGCCGTCCTGAGCGCGATGGACACCGCCGACCCCGACCTGACCCTCGCCCTCGGCGACCTCTCCTACGCGGGCCCTGGCTCGGAGCAGGCCTGGTGCGACCGGGTCACCTCCCGGATGGGCTCCGGCTACCCGTTCGAACTGATCGCGGGCAACCACGAGAGCAACGGCCAGGACGGCAACATCAACGACTTCTCCGCGTGCCTGCCCAACCAGCTGCCCGGCGCGGTGGGCACCTACGGACGGCAGTGGTACGTCGACGTGCCGCAGGTCGACCCGCTCGTCCGCTTCGTGATGGTGTCGCCGGCCCTGCCGTTCCCGGACGGCACCTGGTCCTACGCCGCCGGCACACCGCGCTACAACTGGACCGCCGCAGCGATCGACGGCGCGCGGGCCAACGACATCCCGTGGGTGGTCGTCGGTGTGCACAAGCCCTGCTACTCGATGGGCGCCTACAGCTGCGAGATCGGCGCCGACTTCACCAACATGCTGATCAGCAAGCGCGTGGACCTGGTGCTGCACGGCCACGAGCACTTCTACCAGCGCACCCACCAGCTCGGGCTTCGCCCCGGCTGTGCCACGGTTGCACCGGGCACCTTCGACGCCGACTGCATCGCCGACGGCGACGGGGTGATGGGGCAGGGCTACGGGACGGTGTTCGCGACCTCCGGCCTGGGCGGCCAGGAGCGGCGCAACGTGAACACCGCCGACAGCGAGTCGCCGTACTTCGCGACCGCGTCCGCGGGGAACCTGAACCCGACCGACGGCTTCCTGGACGTGCGGGTCAGCGCCGGCGACCTGACCGCCGCCTTCGTGCCGGTCGGTGGCACCTACACCGATTCGTTCACCATCCACCGGGGGGATCCGCCGCCGAACAACGCCCCGACGGCTGCGTTCACGTCGACGACCAACGGTCTGACGGCCATCTTCGACGGCCGGGGTTCCAGCGACGTCGAGGGGCCGATCGCCTCCTACTCCTGGAACTTCGGGGACGGCTCAGCCGCCGGTGGCGGCGCCCAGCCCGCGCACGACTACGCCGAGGCGGGCACGTACCAGGTCACGCTCACCGTCACCGACGGCGCCGGAGCGACGAACTCGGTGACCCACCCGGTCACCGTGACCGCCCCGCCGCCCGGTCCGGTCGACTTCGTCCTCGACGCCTTCAGCCGGACGACGACCAACGGCTGGGGCTCCGCGGACACCGGCGGGCCGTGGACGACCAGCGGCACGCTGGCGAACTTCGCGGTCGACAACGGGACTGGCGCGATCACCATCCCGGCCGCCGGCAACACCCGGTCGGTGTGGCTGGGCTCGACCACCCGCACCGACACCGACCTGCGGTTCACCTTCGCCCTGGACAAGCGGCCCAGCGGTAGCGGGGCCTACCTCGACGTGGTCGGCCGCCGGGTCGGCACGGACAGCGAGTACCGAGCACGCCTGGTCATGCGGGCCGACGGGCGCATCGTGGTCCAGCTGACCGCATTGCGCGGGACGTCGTCCCCCGTGGGCCTGGCGACCGCGGTGACCCTGCCGACCACGATCACCTACGCGGCGAACACCGAGCTGGGCGTCCGCATGCAGGTGACCGGCACCAACCCGACGACGATCCGGCTGAAGGTCTGGCCGACGACGCAGCCCGAACCGGCCGCGTGGCAGACGACGGCCACGGACACGTTCGCGGCGCTGCAGAACCCGGGCGCCGTGGGGCTGACCGCCTACCTGTCCGGCAGCGTCACCAACGCACCGGTCGTGCTGCGGATGGACGACCTGAGCGCGCGACCGGTGGCCTGA
- a CDS encoding SigE family RNA polymerase sigma factor: MAQRDESAFEAFVATRSDDLLRTAVLLTSDRGQAEDLLQTALVKAYRHWHRITGPDPYPYVRRILVTTAASWRRRRATQEIVSLPPTDLAGPDETDDVAERQRMTDALAQLPPRMRAVLVLRYAEDLSEAVTAEALGCSIATVKSQTARGLARLRALLGADAAVVLEER, from the coding sequence GTGGCCCAGCGGGACGAGTCAGCGTTCGAGGCCTTCGTGGCGACGCGCTCGGACGACCTGCTGCGGACCGCCGTCCTGCTGACCTCCGACCGCGGACAGGCCGAGGACCTGCTGCAGACGGCGCTGGTGAAGGCCTACCGGCACTGGCACCGGATCACCGGGCCGGACCCGTACCCGTACGTGCGCCGGATCCTGGTGACGACCGCCGCCAGCTGGCGGCGCCGCCGGGCGACCCAGGAGATCGTCTCCCTGCCGCCGACCGACCTCGCCGGGCCCGACGAGACGGACGACGTCGCCGAACGTCAGCGGATGACCGACGCGCTGGCCCAGCTGCCGCCACGGATGCGCGCCGTACTCGTCCTGCGCTACGCCGAGGACCTCAGCGAGGCCGTCACCGCCGAGGCACTCGGCTGCTCGATCGCCACCGTCAAGAGCCAGACCGCCCGCGGTCTGGCCCGGCTGCGCGCGCTGCTCGGCGCCGACGCAGCCGTCGTCCTGGAGGAGCGCTGA
- a CDS encoding mycothiol transferase, producing MAVHLRRRRQPGELYALWDGAVERSRDRLAAALADGGLDQPAHVADGERGHASLRRLLFDLVEEYGRHAGHADLLREAVDGLVGEDPPPDWRRTTPQNS from the coding sequence GTGGCCGTTCACCTCCGCCGCCGACGACAGCCCGGGGAGCTCTACGCGCTGTGGGACGGCGCGGTCGAGCGCTCGCGCGACCGGCTGGCGGCCGCGCTGGCCGACGGCGGGCTGGACCAGCCGGCCCACGTCGCCGACGGCGAACGCGGTCACGCCAGCCTGCGCCGGCTGCTCTTCGACCTCGTGGAGGAGTACGGCCGGCACGCCGGACACGCGGACCTGCTCCGGGAGGCCGTGGACGGGCTGGTGGGCGAGGACCCTCCGCCGGACTGGCGCCGCACGACGCCACAGAACAGCTGA
- a CDS encoding GNAT family N-acetyltransferase, with translation MHMKVVDVPERGRFEILLGDRVVGLASYHVDGSTMTLPHTEVDPSVGGRGIGTALVSGVLSAARERGLTVLPYCSFVRHYIQQHPEEMDLVAADDRPHFGLATADR, from the coding sequence ATGCACATGAAGGTGGTCGACGTCCCCGAACGGGGGCGCTTCGAGATCCTGCTCGGCGACCGGGTCGTCGGGCTGGCCAGCTACCACGTCGACGGCAGCACGATGACGCTCCCGCACACCGAGGTCGACCCCAGCGTGGGCGGCCGTGGCATCGGGACGGCGCTGGTCTCCGGCGTCCTCTCCGCAGCTCGCGAGCGCGGGCTGACCGTGCTCCCCTACTGCTCTTTCGTCCGGCACTACATCCAGCAGCATCCCGAGGAGATGGACCTCGTGGCCGCGGACGACCGGCCGCACTTCGGCCTGGCCACCGCCGACCGCTGA
- a CDS encoding cryptochrome/photolyase family protein, which translates to MPTSLLWFRRDLRLSDHPALLAALDAAGGNGDVLPVFVFDPRLWGPAGGPRRQFLLDSLAALREQTGGALVLRHGNPAEVLPALVGQTGATSVHVSADAGPYGRRRDAAVARALGDVPLVGTGSPYAVTPGRVAKRDGTPFKVFSPFSRAWREHGWRGPAATPAAVPWRTGVATDAPPPDIDLGVRLPPAGEAAASDAWKRFRDERLLGYPATRNVPGTEGTSRLSAYLKYGCLHPRTLLADLAETDGEGEAVRRFTDELAWREFYADVVWHRPESVREPLDPRTGAIEYDTGPDAEARFDAWRQGRTGYPIVDAGMRQLLGEAFVHNRVRMIVASFLVKDLHVDWRGGARHFLQHLVDGDLPSNNHGWQWVAGTGTDASPYYRVFNPVRQGEQFDPDGAYVRRWVPELRDVPDRHVHQPWQAPAGLPAGYPQPIVDHAAERQVALARYERARSRA; encoded by the coding sequence GTGCCGACGTCGCTGCTGTGGTTCCGCCGCGACCTGCGGCTCTCCGACCATCCGGCGTTGCTCGCGGCCCTCGACGCCGCCGGCGGGAACGGGGACGTCCTCCCCGTGTTCGTCTTCGACCCACGGCTGTGGGGGCCGGCGGGCGGTCCACGTCGGCAGTTCCTGCTCGACAGCCTGGCGGCCCTCCGCGAGCAGACCGGCGGCGCGCTGGTGCTGCGGCACGGCAACCCCGCCGAGGTGCTGCCGGCGCTCGTCGGGCAGACCGGAGCGACGAGCGTGCACGTCTCCGCGGACGCGGGGCCGTACGGCCGCCGACGCGACGCCGCCGTCGCGCGGGCGCTGGGCGACGTCCCGCTGGTGGGCACCGGATCGCCCTACGCCGTGACGCCGGGCCGCGTCGCCAAGCGCGACGGCACCCCGTTCAAGGTCTTCTCCCCGTTCTCCCGCGCCTGGCGCGAGCACGGCTGGCGGGGCCCCGCTGCGACCCCGGCCGCCGTGCCCTGGCGAACCGGTGTCGCGACCGACGCTCCCCCGCCCGACATCGACCTCGGCGTGCGCTTGCCGCCCGCCGGCGAGGCCGCGGCGTCGGACGCGTGGAAACGCTTCCGCGACGAGCGGCTGCTCGGGTACCCCGCGACGCGCAACGTCCCCGGCACCGAGGGCACCAGCCGGTTGTCGGCCTACCTCAAGTACGGCTGTCTGCACCCGCGCACGCTGCTGGCCGACCTCGCGGAGACCGACGGGGAGGGCGAGGCGGTCCGCCGGTTCACCGACGAGCTGGCCTGGCGGGAGTTCTACGCCGACGTCGTCTGGCACCGTCCCGAGTCCGTCCGCGAGCCGCTGGACCCCCGTACCGGGGCGATCGAGTACGACACGGGGCCGGACGCCGAGGCCCGCTTCGACGCCTGGAGGCAGGGACGCACCGGCTATCCGATCGTCGACGCCGGCATGCGCCAGCTCCTCGGCGAGGCGTTCGTGCACAACCGGGTACGGATGATCGTCGCCTCCTTCCTGGTCAAGGACCTCCACGTCGACTGGCGTGGTGGCGCGCGGCACTTCCTGCAGCACCTCGTCGACGGCGACCTGCCCAGCAACAACCACGGCTGGCAGTGGGTCGCCGGCACGGGAACCGACGCCTCGCCGTACTACCGGGTCTTCAACCCGGTCCGCCAGGGTGAGCAGTTCGACCCCGACGGCGCCTACGTGCGTCGCTGGGTGCCCGAGCTGCGCGACGTCCCGGATCGCCACGTGCACCAACCCTGGCAGGCGCCTGCCGGCCTCCCGGCCGGCTATCCCCAGCCGATCGTCGACCACGCCGCCGAGCGCCAGGTGGCGCTGGCCCGCTACGAGCGGGCGAGGTCCCGTGCCTGA
- a CDS encoding Fpg/Nei family DNA glycosylase, with protein sequence MPEGHTLFRLAREQADLFAGRPVHVTSPQGRFAAGAALLDGRALEEVFSYGKHLFAAFGDDVLHVHLGLYGSFTTGTGTPPPPKGALRMRWEAEGPAGSGVWTDLRGPTACEVLTSTEVDAILARLGPDPLRPRADGGRAHRRIAASRTPVGALLMDQSVLAGVGNVYRAELLFRHRVSPFRPGRGVDDALWSRMWTDLVTLLRAGVRMGRIVTTRPEHRSRRSGAVRRDDAHYVYRRTGLPCRVCGTEVRTATMVGRNLYWCPTCQAA encoded by the coding sequence GTGCCTGAGGGGCACACCCTGTTCCGCCTCGCCCGGGAGCAGGCGGATCTCTTCGCCGGCCGTCCGGTGCACGTCACCAGCCCCCAGGGCCGGTTCGCCGCCGGCGCGGCGCTGCTGGACGGACGCGCACTGGAAGAGGTGTTCTCCTACGGCAAGCACCTGTTCGCCGCCTTCGGGGACGACGTCCTGCACGTCCACCTCGGTCTGTACGGCTCGTTCACCACGGGCACCGGCACCCCACCGCCTCCGAAGGGCGCGCTGCGGATGCGCTGGGAGGCCGAGGGCCCGGCCGGCTCCGGCGTGTGGACCGATCTGCGCGGGCCGACGGCCTGCGAAGTGCTCACGTCGACCGAGGTGGATGCGATCCTGGCGCGGCTCGGGCCCGACCCGCTGCGGCCCCGTGCCGACGGCGGCCGCGCTCACCGGCGGATCGCCGCCAGCCGCACACCCGTCGGCGCACTGCTGATGGACCAGTCGGTGCTCGCCGGAGTGGGCAACGTCTACCGGGCCGAGCTGCTCTTCCGGCACCGCGTCTCGCCCTTCCGGCCCGGCCGCGGGGTGGACGACGCGCTCTGGAGCCGCATGTGGACCGACCTGGTCACGCTGCTCAGGGCCGGCGTGCGCATGGGCCGGATCGTGACCACCCGCCCCGAGCACCGATCCCGGCGCAGCGGTGCGGTCCGGCGGGACGACGCCCACTACGTCTACCGCCGGACCGGGCTGCCCTGCCGGGTGTGCGGCACGGAGGTCCGCACGGCGACGATGGTGGGACGGAACCTGTACTGGTGCCCCACCTGTCAGGCCGCATGA